The Pongo abelii isolate AG06213 chromosome 19, NHGRI_mPonAbe1-v2.0_pri, whole genome shotgun sequence genome includes the window ATGTAACTACCGAGTACCCTGAGGTAGAGGTTCCCCCACTGTAACTACCGAGTACCCTGAGGTAGAGGTTCCCCCCACTGTAACTACCGAGTATCCTGAGGTAGAGGTTCCCGCCCCCCACTGTAACTACCGAGTGTCCTGAGGTAGAGGTTCCCCCCACTGTAACTACCGAGTGTCCTGAGGTAGAGGTTCCCCCACTGTAACTACCGAGTGTCCTGAGGTAGAGGTTCCCCCACTGTAACTACCGAGTACCCTGAGGTAGAGGTTCCCCCACTGTAACTACCGAGTACCCTGAGGTAGAGGTTCCCCCACTGTAACTACCGAGTACCCTGAGGTAGAGGTTCCCCCCAATGTAACTACCGAGTACCCTGAGGTAGAGGTTCCCCCCACTGTAACTACCGAGTACCCTGAGGTAGAGGTTCCCCCCACTGTAACTACCGAGTACCCTGAGGTAGAGGTTCCCCCCACTGTAACTACCGAGTACCCTGAGGTAGAGGTTCCCCCCAATGTAACTACCGAGTACCCTGAGGTAGAGGTTCCCCCACTGTAACTACCGAGTACCCTGAGGTAGAGGTTCCCCCCACTGTAACTACCGAGTACTCTGAGGTAGAGGTTCCCCCACTGTAACTACCGAGTACCCTGAGGTAGAGGTTCCCCCCACTGTAACTACCGAGTACCCTGAGGTAGAGGTTCCCCCCAATGTAACTACCGAGTACCCTGAGGTAGAGGTTCCCCCCAATGTAACTACCGAGTACCCTGAGGTAGAGGTTACCCCCAATGTAACTACCGAGTACCCTGAGGTAGAGGTTACCCCCAATGTAACTACCGAGTACCCTGAGGTAGCGGTTCCCGCCCCCCACTGTAACTACCGAGTACCCTGAGGTAGAGGTTACCCCCAATGTAACTACCGAGTACCCTGAGGTAGAGGTTCCCCCACTGTAACTACCGAGTACCCTGAGGTAGCGGTTCCCGCCCAATGTAACTACCGAGTACCCTGAGGTAGCGGTTCCCGCCCCCCACTGTAACTACCGAGTACCCTGAGGTAGAGGTTCCCCCACTGTAACTACCGAGTACCGAGGTAGAGGTTCCCCCCAATGTAACTACCAAGTACCCTGAGGTAGAGGTTCCCCCCAATGTAACTACCGAGTACCCTGAGGTAGAGGTTCCCCCCACTGTAACTACCGAGTACCGAGGTAGAGGTTCCCCCCAATGTAACTACCGAGTACCCTGAGGTAGAGGTTCCCCCCAATGTAACTACCGAGTACCCTGAGGTAGAGGTTCCCCCACTGTAACTACCGAGTACCCTGAGGTAGAGGTTCCCCCACTGTAACTACCGAGTACCCTGAGGTAGAGGTTCCCCCACTGTAACTACCGAGTACCCTGAGGTAGAGGTTCCCCCCAATGTAACTACCGAGTACCCTGAGGTAGAGGTTCCCCCCAATGTAACTACCGAGTACCCTGAGGTAGAGGTTCCCCCCAATGTAACTACCGAGTACCCTGAGGTAGAGGTTCCCCCACTGTAACTACCGAGTACCCTGAGGTAGCGGTTCCCGCCCAATGTAACTACCGAGTACCCTGAGGTAGCGGTTCCCGCCCCCCACTGTAACTACCGAGTACCCTGAGGTAGAGGTTCCCCCACTGTAACTACCGAGTACCCTGAGGTAGAGGTTCCCCCCACTGTAACTACCGAGTACCCTGAGGTAGAGGTTCCCCTACTGTAACTACCGAGTacaggcgggcgcctgtagtcccagctactggggaggctgaggcaggagaatggcgtgaaccagggaggcagagcttgcagtgagccaagatcgcaccactgcactccagcttgggcaacagagtgagaccctgtctcaaaaaaaaaaaaaaaattaaaaggattttgagcctgggagtttgaggctgcagtgagctatgatcatgccactgcacgacgccaagcactccagcttgggtgacagaacacaacctcacctcttaaaaaaaaaaaagaactactaaGACCATCAGCATAGATTATTTGAAAGTATGGAAGTAATTAACAAAAGAAACAACCATCGGAATTACAAGGGGCTGCTTCTGCGGGGTGGGACTCATAATCCTGGGATGCTGagttttaaaactacaaaacataactttgatgaaacatttatttttagatagacaaaaaaataaaaaggcaagccacaCCAAGCATAGTCAGCACACAAAGGTCCTGCACAGTTGCTGAAGAGGCCACACATGTACCACAATGAGGTGGACTTGCTTTCTCTCCCACTGCAGAtgagttttaaaattctaatcCCAAAGAGAGTTTCTTCTATTTGCAGTTATCCTGGAGGACAGTGATCACCTCAGCTTTTGGCATGATTCTCCATGGAATggagaaagattttcttttctttttttcctccagatggagtcttgctctgtcgcccaggctggagtgcaatggagtgatctcggctcactgcaacctctgcctcctgggttcaagcgattctcctgcctcagcctcccgagcagctgggattacaggcgtccgccaccacgcctggccaattttttgtatttttagtagagacagggtttcaccatgttggccaagttggtctcagactcctgacctcgtgatctgcccaacttagcctcccaaagtgctgggattacaggtgtgagccaccgcgcctggccgagaaagattttcaaaagggggagagattaaaaaataactctCTAACACTGAGGGCTCTCAAAGTTTGGATGTGAAGAAAGCAGATCCAGTAGATCCTCTGGAGAGTTCTTCTAGCTCCAGGAATTTGAATTGTACCCGAAGGAATGAAAGGTGGACAGCAAATACTTCCATGAACGCCAACATGCGTCATGCTGGCCTTTGTCAGGCAGTGGATGGCTGAAGCTCCAGGCTAAAACCCCAATGAAAGTCtccatgtttcttcatttgttaacattttccctttctttttgtcAGGACTAGGGTGACCAAAAGCCTCAGGCTTCTCTTACACAGTCAGAATCACCAGACCCCTGGACACTGAGGTCTACTCCTTCCTAAAGATCCTTAGCAAAAGAATCAGGGACTGTGCCCCAATGAAATCCTGCCACTTCCCTGCTTAAATGTAGCTAAATGAATAACCAAAACATTTGCCTTCAAGAGGAACCAACTCAGTGCACCACTTACCAGTGAGTCAGCCCAGGAAAAGTGTCATTCTGGATGGTAAAAACAGTTCCCTGCGAGGTTCCAGAGGAAGAACTTCTGGACCCAGTTTTCGCCCTAGACCAGCACGGTGAGGCAGACAGCGTCCGTGCAGCACAGGTAGCATGGGCGCCCAAGCCTGGCTCTCATCTGAGGCCCTGCAGGAGAGCTGGGTGGGCTGTTGCAAAGCAGTGCCTCTACTGGATACCCAAACTCCATGCCAACCCCACCTGGGGTAAGGAGGGAGAAGTGATGGCAGTTCTTATGAAACGGAGCTTCCTGCCTTATCATATTTGTAGCTCCAAGATGGCAGGAGGGCCCAAAATTGCATTTAGAGGGAGGAGTACAGGGGAGTGATTAAGAGCTGTGGTTCCAGGGCCAGAGTCCTGGGCTCTTACTCTGACCATGTCACCTGCAAGACAGTGTGACCCAGGGGCACCGCAGCATTGAGCTCTCAGAGCCTCCACTTCCTCATCTGAGGGTGGGGAGAGCAGCAGCGCCTCCTCACGGGGTATCGTGAAGACTGCAGGACGGTGTACGTAAAGGCCCTCACAATGGTACACGGCACACAGTGAGTGCTTGAATGTTACTGACTGACAATCTCCTCTGAGTGGGCCTCTCAGGGAAGCATCAGCATCTCCAAATGAGGCATGAGAAGTGCTGGGTCTTTAGGCTCCTAAGGAACAGGGAACCCTCCTTCTGCGATCCACGCCaaggccaaaaaaagaaaagcaaaagctcCCAACTCTGATAACTCAAAACGACCGTAGACAGCTGCCAGCTGTCAGCTCCTGCGTGCGCTGTGGCTGTCCTCTGTGGGTAATGTGCATGGTATTCACGGGTCAGCCCAGCCTGCCTCCTCCCAGGGTCACCTCCAGCTCTGCAGCCCCGCACGCTCTTTCCCACCAGGCCTTCATCTGAAGCATCGCTGTAGCAGCTGTATTACCCACTTGGCATTCGGCACATACTGCCATATTTGTCTCTGTGGATATGCCAAGACTTCAACTCAACTGTCAATTCAAGAGCACAGGCTGTTTTCTTCCGTATAGTGCCCACGTATTGCCCAGGATACCTTCCCCGTAGCAGACACTGACGTGTTCCCAGAACTACAGGATGGTGCTCTCGGTGAAGTGCCCCAGCAAAACAGTCTCCTTAATCTTCGTGTGTTTATCTAATTGAGAGCCCCCAGAGCCCCCACTTACTTCATCCAGctgtctctttgtctcttcttCCATCCTTCGAATGTCGTCCATGGTCAGGTCAACCCACTTATCGAGCCAACAGAACAGCTGCCTGTGGAAGTTTGTAAACAGACGCCTCTCTTGCTATAGAAAGGAGGGAACCATGTTAGAACGCGGAAGGCAAAGGCTGCTACCACAGCCCTTCTCTCCAAGCACTCCACATGAATACCCACACTAGACTGGGGACGGGGGACAGGAGGAGGAGTAATGCCTGGCTGGTTATCTGGACCAGCCGTGGGTCAATGACCTTTGCCTTCACGTGTTTAACAGTATGGCTTCACATAGGAGGGAGCCCCCAAGAAACAAGGATGCCTACCTCACACTAGGCCCTCTGCCCAAAGCACTAGCAAGACAGCAGCCCATGAACTCCTAGGCAAGCCAAGGGCCCCAAACCACTGCCACATTTCTTCCTGTCTCTGGTGTCTAATGCCAGATTAAAACTGGCCAGCAGCTGTGAAATATGGCCCAAGTGAGGCTCAAACACGTCGGAGGATTAAAAGGCTATAAAACTCCTTCGATCTGCCCAGCAGAGTCATTCAGGGCACTGGCCAATCTGGCTCACAGCACCTCTTGCCTTTCAGCTGCAAGAAAAGAAAGACTGAGTTTTATTTGTAGGTGAGTCATAGCAAGTCCCTTCCTGTAGCCTTCTTTTGCCTCCGTTTCCTTCCCTGTCACATGTGGTGCCCCTGGAAGGACAGCATTAAACTGTAAGACACTAAAGTGCGAGGGAAGCCGCCAACTGTGAGGTATGCTCATGCTGGCAGCCCTGCCATGCAGGCCACATGGGCTGGGCCATCTTCTTCACTGGGCCAAACACCCCCCACCGCACACACACGCAGTCACTGGGAAGGCCTCAGCCGAGCTACTTACCTTATGGATAAAGTTCTCCACTTTGTTCTGCAGGCCCCACCACTTGAACTTGACAGTCACCAGtttgtatgcacacatatatgggCAGTCCTTCTGGTTTACAAGCTCTTGCTGCATTAGAAACATACCCACGGGTAGGCAAGTAACAACGGGCAGACATCAGGCGGTGCCCAGCTCACCCCAGCCATTCCCCTCCTCCACAGGGAGCGGCCCACCCACACGCTGTCCAGCCCCCTGGCAGTGAAGGTGTGAATGGTACCTTCCAATTGGGGCCCAAGGGTCCTCGGCCTGTTTTGATAGATTTAAATTTTGCTGGGTCTTCCTCTGCCTTGTAATCCTGAGAGAAATTGTGGAATTGGGGTTGGAGGGGAGTGGGAGAGGGAGTGAGAGATGAGGAGAACACATTTTTCATTAGCATTCACTTCATACCAGGTCTTGATGCTGATGGCGCAAAGCAAATATGGGAAAATGTTATAAACAAGATGTAGAACAGTTTACATTAGCCTCAGAGGAGAGTTCAATGTGATTTTCTCCGACAgggtttgttttccattttgccAGTGTAAAAGTATCACCAGACTGTCTGAGCACGCACATATTTATGGTATTGAAGACAGCAAATTTCAACCTGGGGTGAGCATCCAAATCACCAGGGAAgacttttttaaaacacagatttttgAGTCACTCTATCCAAAACCCAGTGACTGAGAATATCTGCAGGTGAGGGCAGcacagatttgttttttgtttttttaaatctctgcaaGTGACTCTAAAATACAGCCAGCGCTCAGAATACCCGGCTGTCATTCCTTAAATCTTCCAGTGCAATCTCCCTCTGGCTTGTTTTAACAAAATCATTACTGGAAATGTTCAATGTATAGAACCTATCCACTATTAGTGAGTCTCACTTCACGGATTTATAATGCAGTCAATTTCCTGTGTTAATTAACCACAACAAAAGTTTAATTTTCAGCTGTCCCTCTACATTGACTAATGTGGGCTCAGGAAATACAAACTTATAGCATCTacttaacaaaaataacaaagataataaatttctctctctcataaAGTATTTCCCAAAGctgaaaagttttgttttttttttttttttttttttttgagagggagtcttgctctgtcggccaggctggagtgcagtagcgtgatctcggctcactgcaagctccgtctcccgggttcaagccattctcctgcctcagtctccccagttgctgggacgacaggtgcctgccaccacacccggctaaatttttttgtaattttagtagagacggggtttcaccgtgttagccaggatggtctcgatctcctgacctcgtgatccgcccacctcagcctcccaaagtgctgggattacaggtgtgagccaccacgcccggccttatttttttattttattttttttgagacggcatctcgctcttttggccaggctggagtgcaatggcgcgatctcggctcactgcaacttccacctcctgcgttcaagccattctcctgcctcagcctcccgagtagctgggattacaggtgcctgccaccacgccaggctaatttttgtatttttagtagagacggggtttcaccatgttggccaggctggtctcgagctcctgacctcaggtgatccacacgcctcagcctcccaaagtgctgggatgacaggcatgagtcactatgtccggccgattttttttttttttttttttttttttttttgagatagagtttcgctctgtcgcccaggctgaagtgcagtggcacaatctcagctcactggaaccttcaCCTCTTgagttccagtgatcctcctgcctcagcctcccaagtagctggaattataggtatgcgccaccacgcccagctaattttgtatttttttttttgagacagagtttcactctttttgcccaggctggtgcaatggcacgatctcggctcactgcaacctccgcctcctgggttcaagcgattctcctgcctcagtctcctaagtagctgggattacaggcacctgccaccacgcctggctaattttttgtatttttagtagagatggggttttaccatgttggccaggatggtctcgatctcttgacctcgtgatctgcccacctcggcctcccaaagtgctgggatcacaggcatgagccacagcacctggccctaattttgtatttttagtagagacagggtttcaccatgttggccaagctggtctcaaactcctgacctcaagtgatctgcctgcctcggtctcccaaagtgctgggattacaggcgcgaaccaACGTGCCCAGCCTCTGAGGAGATTATATTTatgtgtgctttaaaaaataaatattctccaTCACTGCTTCCCTCCACTCACACAGATCAACCAGAGTTGACAAAATACTCAAAGAATCATACTTTTTGCTAGTATCCAGTTTgagaaaattcatcaagctgcaTACTTATATTCACTTTGCTGTATATGTTAAAATTCCAtaaaaagctttttgaaaaatcCACCAGTGTTTTGAAGGTGGGGGTTGGGATATTAGGCAAGGAAGCACAAGATGGTTTTTATATCTTTTTGGAAATGCACAaatcaaaatatctttttgtgtgtgtgtgtgagatggagtctcgctgtgtcgcccaggctggagtgcaatggtgcgatctctgctcactgcaacctctgcctcccgggttcaagcgattctcttgcctcagcctgccaagtagctgagactacaggcacgcaccaccacacctggctaatttttgtatttttcgtagagacggggtttcaccatgttgggcaggatggtctcgaactcggGGCCTCAGATGATTggtcaccttggcctcccaaagtgctggaactacatgtgagccaccgcgcccggccccaaaatACCTTAAGTGCAGAGTGACCACAGGAGAGAGGTATCACACACCTGGGATACTAAGAGCAAACACGCATTCCCTATCAGTGGGCAGAGAGTTAAATTCCTGCCTTTTAATCCCAATGAGGCCTCTGCCTCGTAAGAATGGTAATGCATGAGGAGGAATCTAACCCCCTCATTCCCTGAGCAAATACTTCCTGGGTGCAAAACAGTGAGCAAGCCAGACCTGGTCCCTCTTTTGACCAAGGTCATGGTCCAGCAGTGGACTGTCCTTTTCCAGGGGTCTGCTCCAGTGTGTGTTACTCTGAAAAGGCACCACCAACTTCTTGAGGGCAGGGGACCTGTCTTTTCATACATTCTGCATCCCTTACCTGGAACCCAGAGATCCTGACAATATTCCACAACACAGTAGGcaggaaataaatgttttcttaattactgagttggaaaaataaatttgagaagtgGTGCTCTGATTTTTCAGGCCAAGCATCATTTTAGCAGGGCAAAATACTCTAGCTACAGCGCCTACTTAGTCCAGTAATAATTTTCAGAAGCCAAACACGGCACACAAATTTGGGCCACTAATTTTCTGGTGGCATCCCCAACTCAAGACAAGAAAACTCCTAAtactcacttttaaaaataaaacaaacaagacaCATCAAAATTTCCTTTTGTGCCAAGTTGGGTATGGTTTCCTGGTTTCTTTAACATTGAGAAGTCATTTCTGCATCTCGAAGGCCACCCACATCTTTAAACAGATCCTACCTTGCTAAGCACCTGGCTTCGATCTGCAATGTCTATATATATGGCTTCCACATGTTTCCACGTCTCAGGCTCCAGCTTATGCACCTGTGGGAACAAGTGGGTAACCACTATGCAGTTTTTGTCAGCTATAAAATATCCTTTAGCCAGAATGGACACCTAGGAACTGCCATTCCCATAGCCACAGATGGAAGATTCCTAATGGTAAGTAATTATACAATTACATACAAAATTATCCACAGATGGAAGATTCCTAATGGTAAGTAATTATACAAGTACATACAAAATTATCCAAAGAAATGggagaatggattttttttttttaagagacggggtctcaccgtgtttcTCAGGCAATGGCTATTCACAGGAGTGATCACAGCACACTCCagcatgaactcctgggctggagtgatcctcctgcctcagcctcctgcctgggACCAAGTGATCCTACTGTCTCAGCCTGCtgcctgggcccaagtgatcctcctgtgtcagcctcctgaggagctgggcctaagtgatcctcctctctcagtctcctgagaagctgggcccaagtgatcctcttgtcacagcctcctgaggagctgggcccaagtgatcctcctgtcacagcctcctgAGGAGGTGGGCCCGAGTGATCCTCCTGTCacagcttcctgaggagctgggcctgagtgatcctcctctctcagtctcctgaggagctgggcccgagtgatcctcctgtctcagcctcctgaggagctgggactataggcgcacaacactgcacccagctggattgtttgtttgtctgagatggagtcttgctgcaacgcccaggctggagtgcagtggcgcgatctcggctcactgcaacctctgcctcctgggttcaagcgattgtcctacctcagcctcccgagtagctgggattacaggcgtgggccaccactcccagctaatttttgtatttttcatagaaacagggtttcaccatgttggccaggctgatctcaaactcctgacttcaagtgttccgcccgcctcggcctcccgccCAGCCCCAGCTGGATTTTAAGTAGACATGACTGAGAATGAATGCTCTGACTATTCAGGCTAAACGTCACTTCTGTAGGTCAAAACGCCTTCCAGGTGTTTACGGTGCCCACACCATTTCCATATGTTCCCAGCTACAAAGACTGTAAACCCTTCTAGAGATGGTGCCTGTTTAGCAACATGCTGACCCGCTGTAAAGACTGTAAACCCTTCTAGAGATGGTGCCTGTTTAGCAACATGCTGACCTGCTGTAAAGACTGTAAACCCGTCTAGAGATGGTGCCTGTTTAGCAACATGCTGACCCGCTGTAAAGACTGTAAACCCGTCTAGAGATGGTGCCTGTTTAGCAACATGCTGACCCGCTGTAAAGACTGTAAACCCTTCTAGAGATGGTGCCTGTTTAGCAACATGCTGACCCGCTGTAAAGACTGTAAACCCTTCTAGAGATGGTGCCTGTTTAGCAACATGCTGATTATTTTGATCAGGCTGTACAGGCACATAATACAAAATTATGACACAAATTCAAAATTACAAAAGGATACAATATAGAGTAACTAGAGTTAACTCCTCTTCTTGCTTGTCCCTCGTCCCCAGTCTAGTAACAGCCATCTCTAAGAGATCCTACATACAAACATCCAAGTGcatggatttttcttttaatatgaagggcgacatgcacacacactgttTCATAAATTCCGCTCTTAACTGAACAGTAAACCTGAAGACTGCTCCCTGTTGGTTTTTCCATGGCTGCAAGGATGTCACTATTTGGCCGCACCACAATTCATTTAACGTTGTCCTACTAAcgggacttttcttttttttctttctttttttttttttttttgagacagcgtctcgctctgtcacccaagttggagtacagtggcgtgatcttggctcactgcaagcttcgactcccgggttcatgccatcctcctgcctcagcctcctgagtagctgggactacaggtgcccgccatgaagcctggctaatgttttgtatttttagtagggacagggtttcaccgtattagccaggatggtctcgatctcctgacctcgtgatccgcctgcctcggcctcccaaagtgctgggattacaggcgtgagccaccgcgccaggtcTAACGGGCTCttatgttgttttttgtttttggagacagggtgtcactctgttgcccaggctggagtgcggtggtgcagtcacagcttactgcagccttgactttccagcctcaaatgatcctccagtcttggcctccagagtagctgggaccacaggcacataccaccatgaccagctaattctttttttatttttggtagagatagagtcttgttatgttgcccaggatggtcttacATTGTTTTTGATCTTTGGCTACACAAAGAAGACTGCAATGAGTCTCCTTGTATATATGTTATTTCACACATGTGAAAATAACTGTCTAATCTAAATTCTTGGGCATGGAAATGCTAAAGAACaggtgtattttatattttgggagTTACTGCAAATTGTGCTCTATAGAAAACTGTAATTTTGGTCTTTTAAAGATACAGCTCCCATGTGCCAGGAACTGCACCAATCCAAGCAGTACGAGAAGGCCTCATAAAAAGTTCCGGAGATCACATTTAGCAAATCAGAGACACAGCAATCCCATGCTGGTAAGACAGGTCTAGGCAGAGGCCACTGCCTTCCCGGCCAGGCAAAAGAGGACCACAGAGAGGACCCCATGGTAGCGCTGGAGAGGCTACAAGGCAGAGACTCAAGACCTCACCCCTGGGGCGTTTGGGAACTACTACTCACATTCTCCTGCGTGCCAAGATCTGGTTTGTGCCAGGTTTCAATTTTAATCAGAAAGTCTTCTTTCATGTACTCAttctggaagaaggaaaaaaaaatacatgaaagtcACTAGGTTCACAGTTGAGAGTAACCATCTCCCATTACTGGAGATGGGCATTACTGGATCATGGGCAGCTAGGAGATTCCAGCCTCTGCCTTGAAGTAACAGCTAACTTGACTGGGAGCCCACGACACACTAGGCATGTATTATCCCATTCGATCCTCACCCCAGCCTGAGAGCTCTGTAGAatcaccctcattttacagatgaggttcAAAGAGGTTAGGTGACTTAACCAAAGTCACAGAGatcgggccaggcatggtggctcacgcctgtagtctcagcactttgggaggccgaggcgggcggatcacttgaggtcacaagatcgagaccagtctggccaacaatggtgaaacccatctctactaaaaatacaaaaattatccaggcatggtggcgggtgcctgtaatcccagctactcgggaggctg containing:
- the PITPNA gene encoding phosphatidylinositol transfer protein alpha isoform, whose protein sequence is MVLLKEYRVILPVSVDEYQVGQLYSVAEASKNETGGGEGVEVLVNEPYEKDGEKGQYTHKIYHLQSKVPTFVRMLAPEGALNIHEKAWNAYPYCRTVITNEYMKEDFLIKIETWHKPDLGTQENVHKLEPETWKHVEAIYIDIADRSQVLSKDYKAEEDPAKFKSIKTGRGPLGPNWKQELVNQKDCPYMCAYKLVTVKFKWWGLQNKVENFIHKQERRLFTNFHRQLFCWLDKWVDLTMDDIRRMEEETKRQLDEMRQKDPVKGMTADD